From a single Mesorhizobium shangrilense genomic region:
- a CDS encoding APC family permease, which translates to MSIAGTNQLRKNSLGLIAVTFMVISAAAPLTGVAGAMPIAFLLGNGPGIPATFVFVTLLMLAFAVGYVAMSRHITNAGAFYAYAARGLGGRTAGAVAIVALVAYNAMQFGLIGLFGGIAAGVFGEHGAFLPWWGWSLIAILLVGFFGYRQVDLSAKVLVFIVALEYLVVLIVDFAILGKGGANGLSMNLFDTNAIFSGSLTAAVLFCMGCFIGFEATTIYAEETREPEKTIPRATYLSVLMIGIFFVFTTWLMIVGVGVDKLVPTIQGLPDPSVFFFDLAGQYVGGPVPAIAGVLLVSSLFAALSAFHNYIARYSYVAGREGLLPAVFGRTHDTHQSPHIGSVVQSVGALVVLAFFAGMGLDPVLNMFTWISQIGTLGVLGMMTVTSLAVIVFFRRTGLAGSPLTTLVLPLISGLVMASLFVYIFLHFGDLTGTAGGVLGIVLPSLIPVAAIVGYLLALRLERTDPVRFARMGHN; encoded by the coding sequence ATGAGTATCGCGGGGACCAACCAACTACGCAAGAATTCGCTTGGCCTGATTGCTGTGACGTTCATGGTGATCTCGGCCGCGGCGCCACTGACGGGGGTGGCGGGCGCGATGCCCATAGCATTCCTGCTGGGCAACGGGCCGGGTATTCCGGCCACGTTCGTTTTCGTCACGCTTCTCATGCTGGCCTTCGCGGTCGGCTATGTGGCGATGTCGCGGCATATTACCAATGCCGGCGCGTTCTATGCCTATGCCGCACGCGGCCTCGGCGGGCGTACCGCCGGTGCGGTGGCGATCGTGGCGCTGGTTGCCTACAACGCCATGCAATTCGGCCTGATCGGCCTTTTCGGCGGCATCGCGGCCGGCGTCTTCGGCGAGCACGGGGCGTTCCTGCCCTGGTGGGGCTGGAGCCTGATCGCCATCCTTCTGGTCGGCTTTTTCGGCTACCGGCAGGTGGACCTCTCTGCCAAGGTGTTGGTCTTCATCGTGGCGCTCGAATACCTGGTGGTGCTGATCGTCGACTTTGCAATTCTGGGCAAGGGCGGCGCGAACGGGCTGTCGATGAACCTGTTCGACACCAATGCCATCTTCTCGGGTTCGCTGACTGCCGCCGTGCTGTTCTGCATGGGGTGCTTCATCGGCTTCGAGGCAACCACCATCTATGCCGAGGAGACACGCGAGCCGGAGAAGACCATTCCGCGCGCCACCTACCTGTCTGTCTTGATGATCGGCATCTTCTTCGTCTTCACCACCTGGCTGATGATCGTCGGCGTCGGCGTCGACAAGCTGGTGCCGACGATCCAGGGGCTGCCGGATCCGTCGGTGTTCTTCTTCGATCTGGCCGGGCAGTATGTCGGCGGTCCGGTGCCGGCGATCGCGGGTGTCCTTCTTGTGTCCAGCCTCTTCGCGGCCCTTTCGGCCTTCCACAACTACATCGCCCGCTACAGCTACGTCGCCGGGCGCGAGGGCCTGCTGCCTGCCGTGTTCGGCCGGACGCATGACACGCACCAGAGCCCGCATATCGGGTCAGTGGTGCAGTCTGTCGGCGCGCTTGTCGTTCTGGCATTCTTTGCGGGAATGGGACTTGATCCGGTCCTCAACATGTTCACCTGGATCAGCCAGATCGGCACGCTGGGCGTTCTGGGGATGATGACCGTCACCTCGCTCGCGGTGATCGTCTTCTTTCGCCGGACGGGGCTTGCGGGATCGCCGCTGACGACGCTCGTTCTGCCCTTGATTTCCGGTCTGGTGATGGCGTCGCTCTTTGTCTACATCTTCCTGCACTTTGGCGACCTGACCGGCACGGCGGGCGGGGTATTGGGCATTGTCCTGCCGTCACTGATCCCGGTCGCGGCCATTGTCGGTTATCTTCTGGCGCTGCGGCTGGAAAGGACCGATCCGGTTCGTTTTGCCCGCATGGGCCACAACTAG
- a CDS encoding LysR substrate-binding domain-containing protein, whose translation MDADLRARFLEGMSRVAAAVTVVTTDGDAGQFGVTVSSMTSVSADTSRPSLLISVHHLSPACEAIKKNRRFCANVLSGNQSFVSDLFSGRLRHLNEDRFGAIAWHGGATGAPIIDDAIVSLDCELKTALLWGTHFIFIGEVEQIELSAQRSPLVYGNRGYRRVVPIAPDEDQPHRLESHISIGFFITLGPQFVPALVADFASQKPDVEIRLLEADHDDLIEQMRAGRIEAAITFGKVNEPDLDAELVCPPAPHVLLSADHPLAARSSLRLADLADLPMILLDYPSVRLANAALFGRNGMKPFIRFQSPSLAMVRGLVAQGLGYSIVPQAPQTRTAPDGKGILAIPLDEDFPEGAVVSIAQRSDRRSELAKDFLARCRASFGQADRP comes from the coding sequence ATGGACGCAGACCTGCGTGCCCGCTTCCTCGAAGGCATGAGCCGTGTGGCCGCCGCCGTCACCGTCGTGACCACGGACGGTGACGCCGGCCAGTTCGGCGTGACGGTTTCATCCATGACCTCTGTGTCGGCCGACACCAGTCGGCCTTCGCTGCTTATCAGCGTCCATCACCTGAGCCCGGCATGCGAGGCGATCAAGAAGAACCGGCGTTTCTGCGCAAACGTCCTCAGCGGCAACCAGAGCTTCGTCTCGGACCTTTTCTCCGGCCGCCTCAGGCATTTGAACGAGGACCGGTTCGGTGCGATCGCATGGCACGGTGGCGCGACCGGTGCACCGATCATCGACGACGCCATCGTTTCGCTCGACTGTGAATTGAAGACCGCCCTGCTTTGGGGAACGCATTTCATTTTCATCGGCGAGGTCGAGCAGATCGAACTCTCCGCCCAGCGCTCACCGCTCGTCTACGGCAATCGAGGCTACCGGCGTGTTGTTCCGATCGCACCGGACGAAGATCAACCGCATCGTCTGGAAAGCCATATCAGCATCGGCTTCTTCATCACCCTCGGTCCGCAATTCGTGCCGGCCCTCGTCGCGGATTTCGCAAGCCAGAAGCCGGACGTCGAGATACGTCTCCTGGAAGCGGACCATGACGATCTCATCGAGCAGATGCGGGCTGGCAGGATCGAGGCGGCAATCACCTTCGGAAAGGTGAATGAGCCGGATCTGGATGCCGAACTCGTGTGCCCTCCGGCTCCCCACGTGCTGTTGAGCGCCGATCACCCGCTGGCGGCGAGATCCAGCCTCCGGCTTGCCGACCTGGCGGACCTGCCCATGATCCTGTTGGACTATCCGTCGGTGCGTTTGGCCAACGCGGCGTTGTTTGGCCGCAATGGAATGAAGCCTTTCATCCGCTTCCAATCGCCGTCCCTCGCCATGGTGCGAGGTTTGGTGGCGCAGGGCCTGGGCTATTCGATCGTTCCACAGGCGCCACAGACCAGGACCGCGCCCGACGGAAAGGGGATCCTGGCGATACCTCTCGACGAGGACTTTCCCGAGGGCGCCGTGGTTTCGATCGCGCAGCGCTCGGACCGCCGGAGCGAATTGGCGAAGGACTTCCTTGCAAGATGCAGGGCCTCCTTCGGACAGGCTGACCGGCCATGA
- a CDS encoding glutamine synthetase family protein — translation MTIEDYLADPANRFATVAMADTNGLLRGQMVSTQSLKGIARNGMGMSPVTLALDPTDVVLAIPGVSDGTSDFHDDPLILDPSTVRRLPWSKPGHDMLVLSNYSGGTAELCPRSIMKRVLDRVNQAGYLPRYGMELEYTLFDETPASASAKGYRNLKTATQHNSHDLVLYQVEQTEWYEAVAAMCEPLRIDLAKMHEEIGGGFLEACIAAGEGLEPADQLVLLKNFLRALAQRQGKCVTFMPRWTEAADSQSIHVHISLKDSNGKSVFHDPSQKNNVSRTFRHFIGGLQTYIGDLTLIFQPTVNSYRRFAPGTFAPPGLTWGYENRTTCFRIVGHDAGSLRVENRLPGADTNPYLTVAATIAAGVSGILEEIEPDPETIGNGYVQQPPRDFARSMPEAIERLRQSSFAADWLGQRFVEAFSSTRESQHNEFRRKVPDVELQRFFDLG, via the coding sequence ATGACAATCGAGGACTATCTCGCCGATCCGGCCAACCGCTTCGCCACGGTGGCGATGGCTGACACCAACGGGCTCCTGCGCGGCCAGATGGTGTCGACCCAAAGCCTGAAAGGGATCGCCAGGAATGGCATGGGCATGTCGCCGGTAACGCTGGCGCTGGATCCGACGGATGTGGTGCTGGCGATCCCCGGCGTCTCCGATGGGACCTCGGATTTCCACGATGACCCGCTCATCCTGGATCCCTCGACAGTGCGCCGTCTTCCCTGGTCGAAACCCGGACACGACATGCTGGTGCTTTCGAACTATTCCGGCGGCACGGCGGAATTGTGCCCCCGCTCCATCATGAAGCGCGTGCTCGATCGCGTGAATCAGGCCGGATACTTGCCGCGCTACGGCATGGAACTGGAATACACGCTCTTCGACGAGACGCCGGCAAGCGCCAGCGCCAAGGGTTATCGCAACCTCAAGACGGCAACCCAGCACAACAGCCATGACCTGGTGCTCTACCAGGTCGAGCAGACCGAATGGTACGAAGCCGTCGCGGCGATGTGCGAGCCGCTGCGCATCGACCTCGCGAAGATGCATGAGGAAATCGGCGGCGGCTTCCTTGAAGCCTGCATCGCAGCCGGCGAAGGGCTTGAGCCCGCCGACCAGTTGGTGCTGTTGAAGAACTTCCTGCGGGCGCTGGCGCAGAGACAAGGCAAGTGCGTCACCTTCATGCCGCGTTGGACCGAAGCGGCCGACAGCCAGTCCATCCACGTCCATATCTCGTTGAAGGACAGCAATGGCAAGTCGGTCTTCCACGATCCGTCGCAGAAGAACAACGTGTCGCGGACCTTCCGCCATTTCATCGGCGGCCTGCAGACCTATATCGGCGATCTCACCCTCATCTTCCAGCCGACGGTCAACTCCTACCGGCGCTTCGCGCCGGGCACCTTTGCGCCCCCCGGCCTTACCTGGGGTTACGAGAACCGCACGACCTGCTTCCGCATCGTCGGCCACGATGCCGGCTCGCTCCGTGTTGAGAATCGCTTGCCGGGGGCGGACACCAATCCCTACCTGACCGTTGCCGCCACCATCGCGGCCGGGGTGTCCGGCATCCTGGAAGAGATCGAACCCGACCCTGAAACCATCGGCAACGGATACGTCCAGCAGCCTCCCCGGGATTTCGCGCGCTCCATGCCCGAAGCGATCGAGCGGTTGCGCCAATCCAGTTTCGCGGCCGACTGGCTCGGGCAGCGGTTCGTAGAGGCCTTCTCCTCCACCCGGGAAAGCCAGCACAACGAATTCCGGCGCAAGGTTCCGGACGTGGAACTGCAACGCTTCTTCGACCTCGGGTGA
- a CDS encoding TetR/AcrR family transcriptional regulator, with product MTVLPRRQQNRIDRERRILAAGLKVFSETGYSGATMDAVAVEAGLSKPTLYQYFQSKEALFSAMMVGERDQMLEFFQHPSGKGMVADLLGFAWDYADTVLRPDLLSLARLIIGEVQRFPEIGLAYQEFGPDRLLRGIMDYLEGRRADGQLAFEDAELAAQDLWGLILSAPRTQALYMPDRPPSRAHVARYLNNGLRVFLKAYSTRPEDDLAALEALISAQP from the coding sequence ATGACCGTCCTTCCCCGCCGGCAACAGAACCGGATTGATCGCGAGCGGCGCATTCTGGCGGCCGGGCTGAAGGTCTTTTCCGAAACCGGCTATTCCGGCGCGACGATGGATGCGGTCGCCGTCGAGGCAGGGCTCTCGAAACCGACGCTCTACCAGTACTTCCAATCGAAGGAGGCGCTCTTCTCGGCCATGATGGTCGGCGAGCGCGATCAGATGCTGGAATTCTTCCAGCACCCCTCCGGCAAGGGTATGGTGGCCGACCTCCTGGGCTTCGCTTGGGACTACGCCGATACGGTGCTGCGCCCCGACCTCCTGTCGCTTGCCCGGCTGATCATTGGCGAGGTGCAGCGTTTCCCCGAAATAGGTCTGGCCTATCAGGAATTCGGCCCGGATCGCCTGCTGCGCGGCATCATGGATTATCTGGAAGGGCGCAGGGCCGACGGGCAACTCGCTTTCGAGGATGCCGAACTGGCCGCCCAGGATCTTTGGGGTCTGATCCTCTCTGCTCCGCGGACCCAGGCCCTCTACATGCCAGACCGCCCGCCCAGCCGGGCCCATGTGGCGCGCTATTTGAACAACGGTTTGCGGGTTTTCCTGAAGGCCTATTCAACCCGACCCGAGGATGACCTTGCCGCACTAGAGGCGCTCATAAGCGCCCAACCTTAA
- a CDS encoding alpha/beta fold hydrolase, whose product MPRDQVKVIGHSPASPEAVWAVAGDFCGQWHPAIATIRAERDGRGSLIRAFTVHGEDTLYREQRTWFSDSDRTIGYTHLQGIADVDAYDAHLAIAEAEQGGSSILWSATISAPASRLTAIREGTKAIFEAGIAALSEQARHGEAATPDAKLPAVAPVENLAFGERPRLALSVTPPKDGPLCLFLHGIGGARGNWLRQLAAAGNVMRAAALDLRGYGDSTLGPRQSTVDDYCADILRVREALGADRLVLAGLSYGSWIATSFAMRHPELLAGLVLSGGCTGMSEAEPAEREAFRVSREVPLDAGQAPVDFAPGVVKVLAGPNAPEEVRTRLFDSMAAIPATTYRDALVCFTSPRERFDFSRLTMPVLMMTGEHDRLAPPAEIRGVASRVLTQARMADMRYETIADAGHVCNVERPEIYNRILLDFLGRLSQ is encoded by the coding sequence ATGCCGCGCGATCAGGTCAAGGTCATCGGCCACAGCCCAGCCTCTCCAGAGGCGGTGTGGGCCGTTGCCGGCGACTTCTGTGGGCAATGGCACCCGGCCATCGCCACGATCCGCGCCGAACGCGACGGGCGCGGCTCGCTGATCCGCGCCTTCACCGTGCATGGCGAGGACACGCTCTACCGCGAACAGCGGACCTGGTTCAGCGACAGCGACCGAACGATCGGCTACACCCATCTGCAAGGCATCGCCGACGTCGACGCCTATGATGCCCACCTGGCGATAGCCGAGGCTGAACAGGGCGGCAGTTCGATCCTCTGGAGCGCCACGATCAGCGCCCCGGCGTCGCGGCTGACGGCGATCCGCGAGGGCACCAAGGCGATTTTCGAGGCCGGGATCGCGGCTCTTTCGGAGCAGGCGCGGCATGGCGAAGCGGCGACGCCCGACGCAAAGCTGCCTGCCGTGGCGCCTGTCGAGAACCTGGCTTTCGGCGAGAGGCCCCGGCTTGCACTGTCGGTCACACCGCCGAAGGACGGACCGCTTTGCCTGTTCCTGCACGGCATTGGCGGCGCGCGCGGGAACTGGCTGCGGCAGCTGGCTGCTGCCGGAAACGTGATGCGCGCCGCCGCGCTCGATCTGCGGGGATACGGGGACAGCACGCTCGGGCCGCGCCAGTCCACGGTCGACGACTACTGCGCCGATATACTGCGCGTGAGGGAGGCGTTGGGCGCCGACCGGCTGGTTCTGGCAGGCCTGTCCTACGGATCCTGGATCGCCACCTCCTTCGCCATGCGCCATCCCGAACTGCTCGCCGGACTGGTGTTGTCGGGCGGCTGCACGGGAATGTCGGAGGCTGAACCGGCCGAACGTGAAGCCTTCCGCGTCAGCCGCGAAGTGCCGCTCGATGCCGGCCAGGCTCCGGTCGATTTCGCTCCTGGCGTGGTGAAAGTGCTGGCGGGGCCGAACGCTCCGGAAGAGGTAAGGACGCGGCTGTTCGATTCGATGGCGGCCATTCCGGCCACGACATATCGCGATGCGCTGGTGTGCTTCACCAGCCCGCGTGAAAGGTTCGATTTTTCGCGCCTGACCATGCCCGTGCTGATGATGACGGGCGAACACGACCGACTGGCGCCGCCAGCGGAAATCAGGGGTGTCGCGAGCCGCGTCCTCACCCAGGCCCGCATGGCCGACATGCGCTACGAGACCATCGCGGACGCCGGCCATGTCTGCAACGTCGAACGGCCGGAGATCTACAACCGCATCCTTCTGGATTTCCTCGGAAGGCTGTCGCAATGA
- a CDS encoding acyl-CoA dehydrogenase family protein, with product MSDIADYYDLSRIRPEVQDVLRRVNELGRDKFAPRAKAVDDDASFPVENYKDLAAEGFLGLCIPREFGGWGFSMFEYAMVGAEIGKYCGASALTFNMHNSSMAWSRFMFEMPNLTAQEKATFAPLRERQFRRAIAEKAIFSQPISEGGQNWTSKPNQTQCRKVEGGWKINGFKKFASLAGYCDYYTIVCTEVFEGQEPRHEDTMLFVVHKDTPGLSVKGDWDPLGMRGTNSRDLILKDVFVTADDMLMPRGIFNKTLANWPHMMITLSPTYMGVAQGAYDFMVDYLKGKIPGQPPVDRRMYATKRIAVGKMYARLANMRALWWQAFGEAKGFPTKAEVLRMYAAQYNVMEGAAEMTSMAIRTCGGQSMLKSLPLERMYRDSRCGALMLPFTSEIMEDYLGVLALYDMDEIEHAPGDEGGARTSLWRGDAATSHGVR from the coding sequence ATGAGCGATATTGCCGACTATTACGACCTGTCCCGCATCCGCCCCGAGGTGCAGGATGTGCTGCGCCGGGTGAATGAGCTGGGCCGCGACAAGTTCGCCCCTCGCGCCAAGGCTGTCGACGACGACGCCTCGTTTCCGGTCGAAAACTACAAGGACCTCGCGGCCGAAGGGTTCCTGGGCCTCTGCATTCCGCGCGAGTTCGGCGGCTGGGGCTTCTCGATGTTCGAATACGCCATGGTCGGCGCCGAGATCGGCAAATATTGCGGCGCCAGCGCGCTGACTTTCAACATGCACAATTCGTCCATGGCCTGGTCCCGCTTCATGTTCGAGATGCCGAACCTGACCGCGCAGGAGAAGGCGACTTTCGCCCCGCTGCGCGAACGCCAGTTCCGCCGCGCCATTGCCGAGAAGGCGATCTTCTCGCAGCCCATATCGGAAGGCGGACAGAACTGGACCTCGAAGCCGAACCAGACGCAGTGCCGCAAGGTCGAGGGCGGCTGGAAGATCAACGGTTTCAAGAAGTTCGCGTCGCTGGCCGGCTATTGCGACTACTACACCATCGTCTGCACCGAGGTCTTCGAAGGGCAGGAACCGCGCCACGAGGACACGATGCTGTTCGTCGTCCACAAGGATACGCCCGGTCTCAGCGTCAAGGGTGATTGGGATCCGCTCGGCATGCGCGGCACCAACAGCCGCGATCTGATCCTCAAGGACGTGTTCGTCACCGCGGACGACATGCTGATGCCGCGCGGCATCTTCAACAAGACGCTGGCCAACTGGCCGCACATGATGATCACGCTTTCGCCCACCTATATGGGCGTGGCGCAGGGCGCCTACGATTTCATGGTGGACTACCTGAAGGGCAAGATCCCCGGCCAGCCGCCGGTCGACCGCCGCATGTATGCCACCAAGCGCATCGCCGTCGGCAAGATGTACGCGCGGCTCGCCAACATGCGGGCGCTGTGGTGGCAGGCCTTCGGCGAGGCCAAGGGCTTCCCGACCAAGGCCGAGGTGCTGCGCATGTACGCCGCGCAGTACAATGTGATGGAAGGCGCCGCCGAGATGACGTCGATGGCGATCCGCACCTGCGGCGGCCAGTCGATGCTGAAGTCCTTGCCGCTGGAACGCATGTACCGCGACAGCCGTTGCGGCGCGCTGATGCTGCCCTTCACTTCGGAGATCATGGAGGATTATCTGGGCGTGCTGGCCCTCTACGACATGGACGAGATCGAGCACGCCCCAGGCGACGAGGGCGGTGCCCGCACCTCGCTGTGGCGCGGCGATGCCGCCACGTCGCACGGCGTTCGGTAG
- a CDS encoding peptidase M29, with the protein MLQERVEGRWLDCFRRVFALNAIGKGTKVAILSETQSRPVLVHLSDLALHDLGAEYCMIQMPTPRQAAPVPVKSTGTSWAIQHNRAVIEALKRVEVIVDCTVEGLIHAPEWPEIEEAGGTRLLVVCNEHPEILERTEPMAELGPKVALGVQMLREASEMRVTSVAGTDLIIDLRGAPCGGTPGFGTQPGAVAHWPGGLCLAFPGQNSVNGRIVMDVGDMNLTFKTALTSRIDFTVENDFVTAIKGDGIDALHFREYMEAWDDRNAYGMSHVGWGMHPRARWVSAVMYDKRDMQAVEFRALAGSFLWSTGANQYAGRYTLGHFDLPMRNCTIALDGKVVVKDGVLQGELAL; encoded by the coding sequence ATGCTTCAGGAGCGCGTCGAAGGGCGGTGGCTCGATTGCTTTCGGCGCGTCTTTGCGCTGAACGCCATCGGCAAGGGCACCAAGGTGGCCATCCTGTCGGAGACGCAGTCGCGACCAGTGCTGGTGCACCTTTCTGACCTGGCGCTGCACGATCTTGGCGCGGAATACTGCATGATCCAGATGCCGACGCCGCGGCAGGCCGCACCCGTGCCGGTGAAGTCGACGGGCACCTCCTGGGCGATCCAGCACAACCGCGCGGTGATCGAGGCGCTCAAGCGTGTCGAGGTGATCGTCGACTGCACGGTCGAGGGGCTTATCCACGCTCCTGAGTGGCCCGAAATCGAAGAGGCGGGCGGCACGCGTCTCCTGGTGGTCTGCAACGAGCATCCGGAGATTCTCGAGCGCACCGAACCGATGGCCGAACTCGGCCCGAAAGTGGCGCTTGGCGTCCAGATGCTGCGCGAAGCCAGCGAGATGCGCGTCACTTCGGTCGCGGGAACCGATCTGATCATCGACCTGCGCGGCGCGCCCTGCGGCGGCACGCCCGGCTTTGGGACCCAGCCCGGCGCGGTGGCGCACTGGCCCGGCGGGTTGTGCCTCGCCTTTCCTGGCCAGAACAGCGTCAACGGGCGCATCGTCATGGACGTCGGCGATATGAACCTGACGTTCAAGACCGCGCTCACCAGCCGCATAGACTTCACCGTCGAGAACGACTTCGTCACCGCCATCAAGGGCGATGGCATCGATGCCCTTCATTTCCGCGAATACATGGAGGCCTGGGACGACCGCAACGCCTACGGCATGAGCCATGTCGGCTGGGGCATGCATCCGCGAGCCCGCTGGGTTTCGGCCGTGATGTACGACAAGCGCGACATGCAGGCTGTCGAGTTCCGGGCGCTGGCCGGCTCGTTCCTGTGGTCGACGGGGGCGAACCAGTATGCCGGGCGCTACACGCTCGGCCATTTCGATCTGCCGATGCGCAACTGCACGATAGCGCTGGATGGCAAGGTCGTCGTCAAGGACGGCGTCCTGCAAGGAGAACTGGCGCTCTGA
- a CDS encoding flavin reductase family protein, with translation MRFDLEDVGTQNAYKLLAATVMPRPIAWVVTQDAAGRLNAAPYSFFNVMGSAPPTIAIGILGDPERGFKDTARNILDTGEFVVNLVPERLVRAMNVTAIDAPRGVDELSLADLATLPSARVRPPRIAESPVAFECVSLSSVVTGPAQVIVIGRVLTVHVADDCVLDPGRAHIDTPRLDLVARSYGSDYVRSRDTFSLARPLWRDWPTGEPTKLSSDT, from the coding sequence CCGGCCCATAGCCTGGGTCGTCACGCAGGATGCCGCAGGCCGGCTCAACGCGGCGCCCTACAGTTTCTTCAATGTGATGGGATCGGCGCCGCCGACGATTGCCATCGGCATCCTCGGTGATCCCGAGCGGGGCTTCAAGGACACCGCGCGCAATATCCTGGACACCGGGGAGTTCGTGGTGAACCTCGTCCCCGAGCGGCTGGTTCGAGCCATGAACGTCACCGCGATCGACGCTCCACGGGGCGTCGACGAACTGTCGCTGGCGGACCTTGCCACTTTGCCCTCGGCCCGTGTCCGGCCGCCGCGCATCGCGGAAAGCCCGGTTGCCTTCGAATGCGTCTCGCTCTCCTCGGTCGTCACCGGACCGGCGCAGGTCATCGTCATCGGACGGGTGCTGACCGTCCATGTCGCCGACGACTGCGTGCTGGACCCCGGTCGCGCCCATATCGATACGCCCAGGCTCGATCTTGTCGCCCGCTCCTATGGCAGCGACTACGTGCGCAGCCGCGACACGTTCAGCCTGGCTCGCCCCCTTTGGCGCGACTGGCCGACCGGTGAACCGACGAAATTGTCGAGCGATACGTAA